Proteins encoded in a region of the Bacteroidales bacterium genome:
- a CDS encoding Tat pathway signal protein encodes MTNRRDFIKKAIAAGILSSLSGSLLAQPMNVFSSPEQTSDETIKAILLHLSYNMWEDYIPEEYKDPDYACQTCQEAREWAHGYRPELTFDEETWNGLLEYMSQVGMNMILIDVGDGVKFESHPEIAVKNAWPADKLRKELGKMRKMGLEPIPKLNFGAGHDIWLGKYSRMVSTDKYYGVCKDLITEVADLFNKPRFFHLGMDEETARHQRRLKHAVIRQDNLWWGDFYFLIGEVEKNNVRPWIWSDYVWHHPDVFFRKMPKSVLQSNWYYGTDFGSDPHEYVQYYEALDKRGYDQIPTGSNHSDPNNMGMTVEYCRNVIDPGRLYGFMTAPWRPTLAPCFERHKQAIDQMVSALNNH; translated from the coding sequence ATGACAAACCGCAGAGATTTTATTAAAAAAGCAATTGCAGCGGGAATACTGAGTAGCCTCTCTGGTTCTCTGCTGGCACAACCTATGAATGTTTTTTCCTCACCGGAGCAAACTTCTGATGAGACCATAAAGGCCATTCTTCTTCATCTGAGTTATAATATGTGGGAGGACTATATTCCGGAAGAATATAAAGATCCGGATTATGCATGTCAAACCTGCCAGGAAGCAAGGGAATGGGCACATGGATACAGACCTGAGCTGACTTTCGATGAGGAAACGTGGAACGGTTTACTGGAATATATGAGTCAGGTGGGGATGAACATGATCCTGATCGATGTGGGAGATGGAGTGAAATTTGAAAGCCACCCGGAAATTGCAGTTAAAAATGCCTGGCCAGCCGATAAGTTGCGCAAGGAACTTGGAAAAATGAGAAAAATGGGACTGGAGCCCATTCCGAAGCTCAATTTTGGTGCGGGCCACGATATCTGGCTGGGGAAATATTCGCGGATGGTTTCCACAGATAAGTATTATGGCGTCTGTAAGGACCTCATCACAGAAGTAGCCGATCTGTTTAACAAACCCCGGTTTTTTCATTTAGGCATGGATGAAGAGACCGCACGACATCAGCGAAGATTGAAACATGCCGTTATCAGGCAGGATAATCTCTGGTGGGGTGATTTTTATTTTCTGATCGGTGAGGTAGAAAAGAATAATGTCCGCCCCTGGATTTGGTCTGACTACGTGTGGCATCATCCGGATGTTTTTTTCAGAAAAATGCCGAAATCCGTACTTCAAAGCAACTGGTACTACGGAACGGATTTTGGTTCCGATCCGCATGAATACGTACAATATTATGAAGCTCTGGATAAGCGTGGCTATGACCAGATCCCGACAGGGAGCAACCATTCTGATCCCAATAATATGGGCATGACGGTTGAGTATTGCAGAAATGTTATTGATCCCGGCCGGCTCTATGGGTTTATGACGGCCCCCTGGCGGCCTACTTTGGCACCTTGTTTTGAAAGGCATAAGCAGGCAATCGATCAGATGGTCTCGGCCTTAAACAATCATTAA